CAACAGCTGctccaaaaaaataattCACTTGACAGCCTCTCTCTTGGCGTTTTCGAGTTTCCTGATGGCTTGCCCATGGCAAATCATTGTAGATCATGTATGGTGCTCCAGATTGGGTCAGCAGGATGCAGCTCACATGCACACCTTTGTGCACTCTTTTAACTCCATGGCCTACTGCTGCACACCtgacaactacaagtaactaCTGACAGATAGCAATGTACATAAACGGTAGATGCACGTCGTGCGGTAGTCCGTAATGTTAGCTCAATTGACACCTCGGATATCCGTATTAATTAGCAGATCTTCTAATAATAATCCCACTCTTTTCGCCACTACACGACTCACCGCACAAACGGTTATCAAAAACAACGAAACAAGCTACATGCCACACAAAGCCCTACGATAAAGGACAAAACGATACGCTGCACTCCAGTTTCGGGGAATAGACAGCTGAAAACGTTTTCCCAGTTATTAATACGTCACATATCCCAAGCACCAGGGGATCAAACCTCGCAGTACACTTCCTTCAGCATAGCACACCTGAAACCAACCTACATATCCATCGTCGGCAACGTCTCATCTGAAACAAAAGGGTATTCATTTTCTCCAGAGTGCAGAGTCCAAAACTCAATACACGATTATCCCCCAAGAACATGAAAGCCGTTCCTGCGCAAAATGGCTTCTTATAAACCCTATCCAGGATCGGATTCCAGCAACCCTACGAGCTCTCCAGGTGAAGCCAACAATAACCACTACTCCACTCCGAGACTCTcatcaccagcagcagctgagAGTAACAGACACACTTCAGTTTCGACCTTGCCCGCAACCGCAGAGTGGGATCAGTTGCCGTATCCTTCCTTCAACAACTCAATACACCATAAGTCACAGAGATCTACATCGCCTCGTTCACCACGAAGTCCAATGTTGCCACCTCAAACAATCAGCAACCGGAGATTCTCTCCCAGGGAGTCTCCTGCCATCTCAAGGCAGCCATCCCAACgaaccagagccagatcATCCACCGTCACTTCTGATGATGGTCGTTCTGTGTTCATGTCTGAGTTCCGCAAGCATTCTGGATCAGGAGCGCGACCAGATATGAAAGGCTTGTATGCAGATCAAGTTGGATCTGAACAGGCTATTGCATCTGATGACGACTCTCTTGTTATCCCAGGGACCATGCCCAGATCCAATCCAATTCCCAGATCTGAGATCGAATCCGAACCCATGGAGCGGACCTCATCATCGAAGAGGTCTTCCAAGATATTCACAAGAGGCCGAGTCTCCCCTGACGGCTCTATTGCTGGTGACGACTCCGAGTCTGGGTTCATGGCAAAGGTGTCCAAACTGTTGAAGACCAAAGAGAGCAAACAAGACCTCATCAATGACATTCTGGCAGATGAAGCGGCCAACGGAAACTCCCAAATGTACGAGGAGCATTACCAACAAATGCAAGCAGGGACTCTGCCTGTTGAAACGCAACCCTCAGCCGTAGCGTTCTCACCACAATACCCACTTCCATACCACTACCCCGAAACTGTGGCTCATATACAGATACCCCCAGCTGGAACTCAGCTCGACAAGTCTGCTGAGTATGACCTTATGATGCAACGACAACAAGAAGAGTTTGCAGCTGATTTGGAACCGGGTGATTCAAAGGTGCCCAAAAGGAAGTCCAATTCAAAGAAGAGCAGGAGTGCTTCGCCTTCCCTTCATGGCATTGGAATTGATGGAATTGATGGCATGATGATGGTAGATGGCTCGATCGACCCTCTGACCGCGGGCCATTTTACACACAGCAAGCATCATCGTTCCAAGTCCAAGACATCCAAAAAGTCACCGACAATGTCACCTGCGATGCTACCCACTAACCCACAATCCAAGACGGTGCCCTACCCGTCTCACCTTTCTCGAAACTCGAGTCCGCCCATTGACATCCTAGAGCTGTCTGCTTTGGATAAACCTTCAAGCAGCCGTCGCAAGATGAAGCGATCTAGTAAGAAGAGTCAAACCGACTATGGCAAGATCATGCGCCACCTGTATAACTCGATCCCGTCTCTCGATGTCATTGTCAAAGTAGTCATGGAGCCTGTCGAAACTGCAAGAAAGTCTGAATATCCCAATTTGGCAATTGTTATTGCTGTGGTAGAGCTGCTAGTGTTTATTTGGTTGCTTTATCAGGCAATAATCATTGTTGAATTTGCATGTGCCGTTATTCGGTTCATTTGTTATCCGGCCATCTACATCCTGAAGGCCATTGCGTCTCCATTTGCATCCATAAAGAGAGtctgactacaagtaggaggAGTTCATAGAGTCTTAGACAAACACAATATCAATGTTAGATTTTCCTACACCCGCTTGTATTAGCACCTACAATAAGGTTCGTATTCATCACTAAGATAGAACAGTTCGTCTATTAAATACATTCCCAACCTTTCTATATTAGTCTAATCAAGGCATAGTCATTCATGCCATTCAATGTCAATGTGTTAAGCCTCAAGTTCCTTGACTTCAGGAGCCTCATTGACCTCAAGATCCTTGTTTTCGGTGGTTCccttctcctgcttctccttctccttctcttcctttTCTCGTCgcatcatctccttgagatcaTCTTCTGATGGTTCGTACATGTGCCAAACGGTGTAGTGAGGCAGCCCTCGTACAGTGAAGCCCATCTTCTTGCACATCTTTCCGAAAGCCTCGGTCTCAGCATGGTTCTCAAAAGTGAAACCGGTGAAGTGAGCACCTGACAGGAACACACGAGATCGGGCGAGAATGGAAACACCTCCAATACCGTCGAGATCAACCTGTTCATCAGGGTTACCGTCAGCGTTTCTGACGTATGCCAGATGGGGCCGGTACGTAGGGTACTCAGCGTAACCCTCCACGATGAcctcatcctcgtccaGTGTAGCAGCGAGATCAAGGGCAGGCTGGGACTCCTGCCACGAGTTCAGGTCGTAGGGCTGCTCACTTCCCAGCCAATCAGGCAGAGGTCTCCACACATTAGGAACAATGACATCAACGTTATGCTTCATCAGATCCTCGATGATGGTGGGAGGTGAGGTCTCAATGTCGGCATCACGCCAGTAGACCCAGGAATGTGTGGGCTCcagcagagaagagaggaGCCAGTTTCGGGCCCGGCCCATGAGCTTCCTTCGAACACCTTGGACAGCAACGCCGTGTCTGTCAGAGAAGTCTGTACCGACAGCAGATCCAAAGTCACGGAACAGAAGGGTGATCTTGTTGAAAGGCATTTTGGGGTCGGCGTCGCTCTGGATCGAGTTGATCTCATCCTCCAGCACATTGACGGTATTGTCATCCGTGTCCGAGATGAGAAAAGCGAGATCAATTAGGTTGTGGTCATATGTGAGGTTTCGGAGATGCGAGGCCATGATAGGAACCACCTTTTCTACGTTTCGCAGGGGCATGCACACCAAAACGCGTTGGTTCAGGGGACTGTTTTTGCTCCAGTCACCGGCTGCGTCACGTAGATCGACAAAGCTGACCTCACCAAGGGGCTTTCTGTGAGCCTCAGCAGGGCTCTGTGAGCTTATGGATCCCTGCTTTATCGAATCCGACACGTACTGCTTGTATCCCTGTACCGATTGAAGCACGTCGGAGTAGCTGACCTCGTGGTGCGAACCAAAAAGGAACACAATCAACGTCACAGCCACAAAAACAGCAGCTAGACGGAGCTTTGTGATTTGTGGGACCTGCAGGTTTGGTCGTGATAATGGCGACGGCTTTCTTGGCTTAAAATCGGTTCTGTAGTCGACTCCACCAGTCTTTTCGTACTTGGGCAGCTCGTTGGGCTTTTTGTCTCTCGAAATCATCTCGAGGCGTGATGCAGAAATGAAGGGAAGCCGTGTGTCGTGTGGCGATGGAGAGGACGTCGGTGCCTAGCTACTGTAAGTGGATAAGCGAAAGAGCTCAATGCTAGCCGTGGGGGATATGCAAGTATTATGTTATGGCGCGAAAGACCGCAATCCAGGCTGAGAACTTAATGCATGTCTCATTAGTAGAACCTTGTCACCAAACTCCACGTGGCCAGTTTCGGAATATCAGATTTATGGACCCTGATATTTTTATTGGACCAGAGTGTGGGTATCAGTCCCGGAACCCCACCTGCTCAGCTCATTTTCTCTTAAATGGAGTTTCCGAGGCACCAAGGAGTTTCTTGTTTACACTGGCGGTAACCTTAGGGCGTACCTGCGTCGGACACGTGGATTTTACGTGCGAACTCATGCGTGAGAAACAAAGACCATGACAGCTCTCTCAAGTGCTCATCTTCTTCCCAGTTGTCCATATCTGGCCAGTCCAACAGACTGCTCGGCTGAAGAGGCTCCTAAAACGCGGCCCAGAACAATAGAAAAGGCTTGTATTGATgcaaccaaaaaaaaaagactcGCGTAAAGCCTACTTGAGTGAATTCAAAAGACTGCTgctactacagtactgcCGCTACCATGCCTTGTAATTGTATGAGGAAATGTTCGCTCCTGAGATTGTCCTCCCGTTTTTAATGTTTCAGGTTCGTGGGCATGTCGGTTTAGCCCAACTCTCACACACCCTACCCCAGAAACAGTGCATGTATAAGGATGTCTATCACCGGGGAATATACAGAACTAACCATTATTAGATATTGGTAATTAACACAAGTAACCTATGGACCCCTTTCACATACaatgtaccagtacttgCACACTGTACCTCGGTTCACTGTCCTCTTTAGGttcctccaccactctgGTCGCAATTCTCGCGTTGATGGTAAACAACTCAAGTACGATCTCTATTTTGGGTTGTCTGCTCCATCTTTGGAGCATTTATACTGTACGACTACCGAATGTAGCTACCACTGAGTATGCCTAACCATCTCGTTAAGATGTGTACCATTGAGGTATAACGACAAGTGAAGAACATACAGAGCTGCTGTTGTAAGGTGAGGTCCGAACTTGCTGATTACGCGCTCAAATGACACTGAGACAGGGGGAACAAAGCGCC
This genomic interval from Yarrowia lipolytica chromosome 1E, complete sequence contains the following:
- a CDS encoding uncharacterized protein (Compare to YALI0E02200g, no similarity) yields the protein MASYKPYPGSDSSNPTSSPGEANNNHYSTPRLSSPAAAESNRHTSVSTLPATAEWDQLPYPSFNNSIHHKSQRSTSPRSPRSPMLPPQTISNRRFSPRESPAISRQPSQRTRARSSTVTSDDGRSVFMSEFRKHSGSGARPDMKGLYADQVGSEQAIASDDDSLVIPGTMPRSNPIPRSEIESEPMERTSSSKRSSKIFTRGRVSPDGSIAGDDSESGFMAKVSKLLKTKESKQDLINDILADEAANGNSQMYEEHYQQMQAGTLPVETQPSAVAFSPQYPLPYHYPETVAHIQIPPAGTQLDKSAEYDLMMQRQQEEFAADLEPGDSKVPKRKSNSKKSRSASPSLHGIGIDGIDGMMMVDGSIDPLTAGHFTHSKHHRSKSKTSKKSPTMSPAMLPTNPQSKTVPYPSHLSRNSSPPIDILELSALDKPSSSRRKMKRSSKKSQTDYGKIMRHLYNSIPSLDVIVKVVMEPVETARKSEYPNLAIVIAVVELLVFIWLLYQAIIIVEFACAVIRFICYPAIYILKAIASPFASIKRV
- a CDS encoding uncharacterized protein (Compare to YALI0E02222g, uniprot|Q70ML1 Yarrowia lipolytica Alpha 1-6 mannosyltransferase involved in secreted protein glycosylation, similar to Saccharomyces cerevisiae VAN1 (YML115C); ancestral locus Anc_8.842) — its product is MISRDKKPNELPKYEKTGGVDYRTDFKPRKPSPLSRPNLQVPQITKLRLAAVFVAVTLIVFLFGSHHEVSYSDVLQSVQGYKQYVSDSIKQGSISSQSPAEAHRKPLGEVSFVDLRDAAGDWSKNSPLNQRVLVCMPLRNVEKVVPIMASHLRNLTYDHNLIDLAFLISDTDDNTVNVLEDEINSIQSDADPKMPFNKITLLFRDFGSAVGTDFSDRHGVAVQGVRRKLMGRARNWLLSSLLEPTHSWVYWRDADIETSPPTIIEDLMKHNVDVIVPNVWRPLPDWLGSEQPYDLNSWQESQPALDLAATLDEDEVIVEGYAEYPTYRPHLAYVRNADGNPDEQVDLDGIGGVSILARSRVFLSGAHFTGFTFENHAETEAFGKMCKKMGFTVRGLPHYTVWHMYEPSEDDLKEMMRREKEEKEKEKQEKGTTENKDLEVNEAPEVKELEA